TAGCGCTTCTCAGCGCTTCGGGCAAAATTTCGGCAGGAAACTATCGCCGATTCTCGGGCTGCTGCTGGCCGGGCTGTTTTTAATTCTGGGCACGCGCGCCGGCAGCCTGTGGAGCGCCGCCGGATTGATCTCCGCTTCCAACTTCTTTTTGTGTTTTACCATGGCATCGCATTTCTCTATTCCTATGGTTTTTTCCCAGAAAAATACCGGCGTACTGGTGGGGCTGAACGGCGTGTTTGGCACGGCCGCCGGCATTCTTTCGCCGGTATTTTCCGGTTTGATCATTGATATCACAGGCAAATATGAATACGCCCTGTACCTCGGCGCGACGGTCGCCATCGTCGGCGCGCTGATCATTCTGATGGTGCGTATTCAGCCAATCGAAAAAAGGGATCATCCGGTGGTTCATCAAACGCTGAGAATGTAACTTTTTGATATTTTAATAAAATCCAGATTATCTACTGAGTGAAGGAGTAAATATCATGAGACCATTGGAGGGAGTGAAAGTCGTCGATCTGACCTCTTTTCTGGCGGCGCCCACGGTGCCCCGCATTCTGGGCGACTGGGGCGCGGATGTGATTAAGATCGAACCGCCGGCCGGGGATCCCGGCCGGACGCAGGCGTCGGTTTTCAATATGCCCTACAGCGATGAGGAAAACCCGGCATTTGATATTGCCAATGCCAACAAGCGATTCCTGTGCCTTAACCTGAAAAACGATCGCGCAAAATCGATCGCCTATAAAATTCTGGCGACGGCGGACGTCATTGTGACCAACTATCGGACGAAAGCGCTGGAGCGTCTGGGTTTCTCCTATGAAGAGCTGCACCTGCGTTTTCCCGGCCTGATCTTCGCGCAGATCCTTGGCTACGGTGAACAAGGGCCGGAGAAGGATACGGCGGGATTTGACGCCACCGCCTACGTGTGCCGGGGCGGGATCCTGGGTTCCACCAACGAACGGGGCGAAACGCCGATCAATTCGGTGAATGGTTTCGGTGATTTTCAGGCTTCGATGTGCCTGGTTTCGGGCATCTGCGCGGCGCTGCTGGCACGCAATAAAACCGGCAAAGGCGATAAAGTCACCGTAAGTCTGCATCATACGGCCCTGTTTATGATGAGTATTGCCGTGGTGTCTGCTCAGTACGGCAACCGCTATCCGAAATCCCGCCGTGAAGTGGCCAACCCGTTCAACAACACCTATCAAACCCAAGATGGCCGCTGGATGGTGATCTGTATTCCCGAATATAACCGCTTTTTTAATAAATTCATGACGCTGCTTGGAAGGGCGGATCTGGTGGACAGCCCTGACTTCTGCCGGATTGACGACGTCAACCGTCATGGGCGCAACCGCGCGATTATCGATATCATCAGTGAACAGATCGCTCAGAAAACGTTGAGCGAAATGATGACCATGCTCAAGCAAAACGATTTTGCCCATGAGAAAGGTTATACGCCTGACGAGATCCTGGAGGATGAGCAGGCATGGGCGAATGACTGTCTGCGTCAGGTGACTTACCCCACGGGTAACCAGCGGGTATTGACCACGCCGCCGGTGAACATCGGGGAAATGGGGCCGGCCCGTATTCTCCCATCGCGGGCGTTGGGTTATCACTCCCGGCAAATCCTCTCTCAGTATGGCTATTCAGCGGCGGAGATTGACAGCCTTAGGGCTGAAGGCGCGGTGATCCTTCATCCTCAGTCAGAATCTGTTGAATGATGCGGCCATGCCGGCAGCAAACATGTGCATGAATACAGGACAGCCTGTCACGCGATACGGTCTACGGCGGTGGAACGATATCCGTTGCCATGGACGCGCCACATTTCATCTAAGCCGATTATCCATGAGTTTGCGGGCGGGAATATGAAGCCAATAAGTCATTGCGGTGATAACGCCACTGCTTTGATCCGCCGGCTCAAACGTCGGAAGTCCCTACTGTATTCAAGATGATTAACCGAAAGATCGGACAGATTTAAGGGGAACGCTGATGACGAACACTATTCCCGCCTATGCCTTATATGGCGAAAAATCAGAGTTAAGCTGGGAAAACTTCTTTAATGTCGAAAATATTTCTTATCGCTCAAAAGTCTATAACTGGAAAGTTAGTCCACACTTGCATGAATCATTAATTCAGGTGCTGTTTATTCAGCAAGGGCAGGTTGATGTGTTACTCAATTGCGCCCGCTTAACGGCGGTGTCTCCCTGCCTTATCCTGGTGCCCGCGCAGACCGTTCATGCCTTTCATTACACGCCGGACACCGAAGGACTGACCGTTACCGCTTCTCAGAAACCACTGGAATCAATGGCAAACCTGCTGGCGCCGAGTTTGATGAAACTGATTCACCAGCCGTGCGTTATCGCGCTGGATAAAACGGCGGGCGACAAAAAAACCGTGCTGGGTTTTTACAAAGCTATGCTGCGCGAACTTCGCGTACCGACGGTCAACCAGACGGCGATGTGTATGTCGCTGTTTACCTCGCTATTTATTTATATCTCGCGCATTAGCCATTTGTCGCTGGAGCAGCAGGAGCTCGCCACTTGTTCACGCAAGGCGGCGCAGATTAATAAGTTCCTGCGTAGCGTGGATCGGCAATTCAGGATGCGGCTTTCCGTGAATGACTATGCTTGTGAAATGGGCATGTCGCCCGGCCACCTTTCCCGGCTGTGTCGTATTGCTCTGGGGATGTCGAGCCTGGATGTGATCAATATGCGGGTGGTGCAGGAGGCTCAGCGTGAATTGGTGTATACCGCGAAAACCATCAAACAGCTGGCGGCGTCGCTGGGGTTTAACGATGAAGCCTACTTTACCCGTTTTTTTCATAAGCATACCGGCGTCAGTCCGAAACGGTTTCGCGAACTGGCGGTGCAGCAAATTGCCCTGTCGGAGGAGTTGCCGGCGGCCGACGAGTCGTCTGACAAGTCAGCTTTACAGGATGATTACGCGCAAGAGGGCGACAACGTGAAAACGACGTAATTAACGGGAATGTCCGGAAATTGATGCTGCGAGTATAAAGAAAACCCCGAGAGTATCACCTTCCCGGGGGCTTCTGCGCAGCGTATGGCTTGACGCGCAATACGCCGTTAACTGGCTGAACTGGAAATTTTACTGCCCAGTTTTTCCACATCCTGACCAAAACCGCGCGCGGTATTACAACCGCTCAATACCGAGACCATCAGCAGCGATGCTATGAGTAATTTTATATATTTCATCGTCGTCACCAGCAGATTCAACATGCGTACACTTTGTCATAACCGTACGCGGAAATTCAATCTCAGGAAGCTGAAAACGCTGACATTTATCAAAATATTCTCACCGGAGTCAGCGCGTGACTCGGCGGCGTTTTCATCGCCCCCAGTTTTGCTATATCCATCCAATATTGCGCACAGCGTCTTGCGGCGTCAGCTTAATTATTTTGTTGTTCCGCCCGCATTTTATCCCGGACTTTTTGCAGAAACTCATCGCGATTCCATTCCTGCGGCTTCCCGCTAGTTAATCCGCTAAAAACAGCTCCAGCAGCGAATTTAGAAACAGCTTGCCGCGCTCGGTAATCTGCCAGTGAGTGGCGGTCTCAATCAGGTAGCCCTGCGCCAGCGCCTGATCCAACTGCGGGCGAATCACGCTTTCATCCAGCCCGGTGTAGGCGCTGAAGTCTGCTCGCTGGGCGGCTTCCAGCAGGCGAAAACGGTTCATGAAAAACTCAAAAGGCCGGTCTTCATTCGCCACCTCATGCTGCCTGTCCAGATAATTGCCCTGCATATAGCCGCGCGGATGGCGGGTTTTCACCGTGCGCAGAATACACCCGTCGCTAAAGGTCAGCTTGCCGTGCGCGCCGCAGCCGATGCCCAGATAATCGCCAAAGCGCCAGTAATTCAGGTTGTGTTGACACTGGTAGCCCGGTTTGGCGTAGGCCGAGGTTTCGTATTGCTGATAGCCTGCGGCGCTCAGCAACTGATGGCCCTGCTCATAAATATCCCACAGCGCGTCATCGTCCGGCAGTTTTGGCGGGCGTGAGCTGAACAGCGTGTTGGGTTCGATGGTCAGTTGATACCACGACAGATGGGGGGGATTGAGCGCAATCGCCTGACGCAGATCGTCCAGCGCTTCTTCCAGCGACTGGTCGGGCAGCCCGTGCATCAGGTCAAGGTTAAAGCTGCGTAATCCCAGTCCGGCGGCCAGATGAGCGGCGCGTTTGGCCTCTTGCGGGCCGTGAATGCGGCCCAGCCGGGTGAGCTTATGCGGATTGAAACTTTGTACGCCAATCGAGATGCGGTTGATGCCCGCGCGCTGATAGCCGCTGAAGCGATCGGCCTCTACCGTGCCGGGATTGGCTTCCATGGTGATTTCGGCATCGGGCGTTAGCGTCAGGCGCGCCCGCACGCCATCCAGCAGCGATTGCATCGCTTCCGCGCTCAGCAGGCTAGGCGTGCCGCCGCCGATGAATATCGAATGCAGCGGCCGAACGCCCGCCAGCGGCAGATCGGCATCCAGATCGGCCAGCAGGTGGTCAACATATTCCTGATGCGGAATATCGCCTTTCAACGCGTGGGAGTTGAAATCGCAATAGGGGCATTTTTGCACGCACCAGGGAATATGAATGTACAGGCTGAGCGGCGGTAGCTTAAGCATGACGCAGGGCATCCAACAACAGACGCAGCGCCTGACCGCGGTGAGACAGCGCGTTCTTCTCTTCACGCGTGAGCTCGGCGGCCGTTTTGCCCAGCTCCGGTACGAAGAAGATCGGATCGTAACCAAAACCGCCGGCGCCGACGGGGTCATGCGTCAGCACGCCTTTCCAGCTACCGAGGCATACCAGCGGAGTAGGGTCTGCCGCATGACGCAGATAAACCAGCACGCAGTGGAAGCTGGCGCCGCGCTGTTCGTCAGGCACCGCTTTCAGGGTATGCAGCAGCTTGTCCAGATTCTGCCGATCGCTGGCATCCACCCCCGCGTAGCGCGCGGAATAAATGCCCGGCGCGCCGCCTAATGCATCCACCGCCAGCCCGGAGTCGTCGGCGATGGCGGGTAAGCCGGTAATCTGAGCGGCGTGGCGCGCCTTCAGGATCGCATTCTCAATAAATGTCAGGCCCGTTTCTTCAGCGGAATCGACCCCCAGTTCCGTTTGGGCCACGATATCCAGACCAAAATCCGCCAGCAGACTGGCGAGTTCACGCACCTTACCGGGGTTACCGGTAGCCAAAACCACTTTTTGCATTCCTGTTTTCCTGCGTCTTTATTGAATCAGTTCCGCGACTTCTGCCGGGATGGTTTGCGGGTTGATGATTTTAATCTGTTTATGCCGACCGAGTTCACCTTTTTCGATAATGACCAGACTTTTAGCAACCCGGAACTGTTTGGCGAGGAATTTGGTCAGATGGGCATTGGCCTGCCCATCGACCGGTGGGGCGGTGATGGCGACTTTCAGTTCGTCGCCGTGCAGTCCGATAATCTGGTCGCGACTGGCTTTCGGCTGTATATACAGCCGAATGATCAGATCGTCGTTATGGCGGGTGACGGCGCTCACAGCAAGAACCACAATCCCGGAAACAGATCCATACCCAGATAATTGAGCATATACAGGATCAGGATCACCACCATGGCGGAGAAATCGATACCGCCCATCGCCGGGATAATGCGGCGGATCGGCGCCATAAAGGGTTCCGTCAACTGGTGCAGCAGATATTCAATAGGGCTGCGGCCCTGACTGATCCAGCTCATCAGCGAGCGAATGATCACCACCCAGAAAATCAGATAGCCCGCCGATTTAATCAGGGAGATCAAACCGACCAGCAGATTCATCGGGCTGAGCGATAGCGCACCCACCTGAATCAGCAACAGCAAAGGATACTTGATGGTGGTCAGAATAAACGCCAGCAGTAGCGATGCGCTATCAATCGGGCCCAGTGACGGCAAAATACGACGTAGCGGGCCGACAATCGGCTGAGTAATTTTTACTACGAATTGCGACAAAGGATTATAAAAGTCGCTGTGCGACCACTGCATCCAAATGCGCAACAGCAATACCATCACGTAGAGGTCGACCAGCGTCTTGACCAGAAAAGTCAGGGTAAGCATAGATACATCAGTTCCTTATTAAAGAGAGTAAACGGGCGGATGATTAGCGCGTTGCATTAAAATAACTTTTCCATTTCCTGTGCGCGGTTGACCGCAGCCTGCATGGCCTCTGCCACCGTCTGCGTCAACTGGCGTTCGTTAAATACCTGTAGTGCCGCGGCGGTGGTGCCGCCTTTAGACGTCACATTTTCGCGCAGGGTCGACAGCGGGGTATCCGGGCTGGCTTCCACCAGCGCCGCGGCGCCGGATGCGGACTGCTGTACCAGCAAACGAGCGGTGTGCGCATCGAACCCCTGACGGATAGCTTCCTGCTGCATCGCTTCCATAAACAGGAAGAAATAAGCGGGCGCGCTGCCTGCGGCGGCAATCACGCCGTTAATATCCTGTTCGTTTTCCACCCAGCATACTTTACCTACGCTTTTCATCAACCCGGCGGTAAATTCACGATCGGCGGTGCTGACGGCGGCGGGGGCGTACAGTCCGCTCATGCCTTTCCCCACCAGCGAAGGGGTATTCGGCATGATCCGCACGATGTTCAGCGTTTCTCCCAGCAGCGCCTGAAAACGGGCGATGCTGATGCCGGCGGCAATCGACAACACCAGTTTGCCGGTGAAATCCACCTGCTGGCGCAGGGGCTCGCAAACGGCCGCCATCATTTGTGGTTTCACCGCCAGCACAATAACATCAGCTTCCCGGGCGCTTTGTACGTTATCCGCGCTGCTGATCACGCCATATTTGGCCGCCAACGCATCGCGGTGGGTGCCGGATGGGGAACTCAAGCTGATGTGTCGGGCGGGATAACCTTCATCAATTAACCCGGCAACAATGGCCTGCGCCATATTGCCTGCGCCAATAAACGCTATTTTACGTTGTTGCATCTATGCTCTCACTGATTTCTTGTGCTGTTAATCGTTGCCGATGCGGCTGTCGATGTCGTGGTACCGGATTATTTCGTCGACGCCGAGTAATCCCGCGCGCCGAAAATGGCCGTGCCTATCCGCACCAGCGTACTGCCCGCGACGATGGCGGCGCGCATATCATCGGTCATGCCCATCGATAAGGTGTCGATATGGGGGTAGTGTAATGTTAACTGTTGGAACAGATCATCCATTTGCCGGAAAACGGCCAACTGACGTTGGTAGTCTGTTTCAGGGGCCGGAATGGCCATCAATCCCCGCAGACGCAGATTCGGCAAGGTCGCCACGCTGGCCGCCAATGCCGATAATTCATCAGCCTTAATGCCGGATTTGCTTGGCTCGTTGCTGATATTGATTTGCAATAATACGTTCAGCGGCGGTAATGACGCCGGACGCTGTTCGCTCAATCGCTGTGCGATACGCAGACGATCCACCGTGTGGAACCAGTCAAAATTTTCGGCCACCAGCCGGCTTTTATTCGACTGTAGCGGACCGATAAAGTGCCATTCTAACTCTGTTTCCGCTCTGTTTTCCCGAAAGTAACGGATTTTGTCCACGCCTTCCTGCACATAGTTTTCGCCAAAGGCGCGTTGCCCGGCCGCGATGGCTTCTTCGATAGCGGTCACAGGTTTGGTTTTACTGACTGCAAGCAGTTTAATTGCTTCTGGTGTCCGTGCGCACTGTTGCGCGGCAGCGGCGATTTGCTGCCTGATGTCCTGTAGATTCTGCTGGATAGTCGTCATAGTGATTCGGGAGATTATCGATGAATGTGGGTGAATGGGTGTCGCTTAGTGTAAAACATAATGCATCGGATCTGCACCTGTGTAGCGGACATCCGCCGGTGTTGCGCGTTGATGGTCAGCTGCGCGCGGAAAATACCTTACCACGATTGCGCGCCGATCAACTGGAACAATGGTGCGCCGCCTGGCTTGAACCGCCCCAGCTACAGCAGCTTCGGCAATCGGGGCAACTGGATTGCGCCCTGATGCTGGCGGACGGACAGCGTCTGCGTGTGAACCTGTTCCGTCAGCGGTTGGGATTATCCGCCGCGCTGCGCATCATACCGTCAACCCATCCTTCATTAACCGCGCTGCGGGCGCCGCCGATCCTGTCCGAACTGCTTGATGGAACCAATGGCCTGATTTTACTGACCGGCGCCACCGGCAGCGGCAAGTCAACCACGTTGGCGGCGATGATTGCGGCGCTGAACCAGCGTAGCCATCGCCATGTGATCACGTTGGAAGATCCGATCGAGTTTATTCATAACAGTCGGCAGTGTCTGATCCAGCAGCGCGAAATCGGCCAGCACAGCATATCGTTCGCAGAAGCTCTGCGCGCCGCGCTGCGCGAAGATCCCGATGTGATCTTGCTGGGGGAATTGCGCGATACCGAAACGATCCGGCTGGCGCTCACGGCGGCGGAAACCGGGCATCTGGTGTTGTCCACCCTGCATACCCGCAGCGCGGCGCAGGCGGTGGACCGGCTGGTGGACGTGTTTCCCGGCGATGAAAAAACTTTTGTCCGCAGCCAGCTTGCCGCGTGTCTACAGGCGGTGATCGCGCAGAAACTGCTGCCGATGGCGCAAGGGGGCCGGGTGGCCTTGTTTGAAATACTGACGGCAACCTCCGCGGTCAGTAATCTGATCCGGGAAGGGAAGAGTCACCAGTTGCCGACGCAGATCCAGAGTGGCGCTCAGGCAGGCATGCAGACGTTTGAACAAAGCTATCAGCAACGTATCCGGGAGGGGGTGCTATCTTGACGCTTTCCACATTGTCTTGATGGCGGGGCGCTTCTGGGTCGTTTGGATCCCCGCCGCCTCAGCGTCGGCTGCCCAGCCACTGCAATGTATCTCTGGCGAAGGCCATACGCTGATCTTCGATAGCCGTATTGTAGGTCACGGCCTGAGGAACCCCGTGGTTTTCGTGGGTAATGCGCGTATTGAGGTTTTTATTGAAATAATGGCGTAACGTATTTTTTATCGATTCCGGCAACGAATTGAACACGCTCTGCGACGTCGTCAGCCGATAGAAATCGGCTGGCAGTTGGTGTTTGAATTCCCGCGTCACAAACGTATCCCTATTACTTTTGTCATAATCGCCATCGTCAATTTTGGCATAGTTGCGCTGGTGAAATTGATTCATCGCCTCTTCACGCGACGCCATTGCTTTCACATCATGCAGAGAAAAAATTTTGCAGCCGGAAGGCGATTTTTGAACCGAGGTGAATAACACCGTTAACGCGGCGTCATGGTCGGTGATATGTTCCGCAATGTCAGAGTCCGTAAACGCAGAGGCATAGGCGTCCACTACCACCAGCGAGATCTTATTATTTTTCTTCTCCGCTTCCACCGCCACGCTATGCGGCGGTTCATTAGGTTCATCATCATCCGCAATGTTCATCACCGCACGCCATTTGGTGTTGTTGTCCATCATACGCAGCGCATTTTTCAGTTCGTCGCCATTCGTTGCAGAAATACTCAACAGGCCGATCTGTAGATGATGTTTATCGTTTTGCGCCATGATGAGATATTTTTGCAGGGCGCTTTCTTCCGTTCTGACATTCGGCTGAATGGAATCACTAGCGTGACTCTCCAGTTTATTCAGATAGTTGTTCAGCTGCTTTGTTACCTGCCGCGGGTTATAGCCTTCAGATGAACGGAGACCGAGGCCGAGGCGGCTAAACCGCGCGCTCAGGCCGGCGGACGTCTCTTTGCGGGCGGACGTGTAAGGATAAACCGCGTTTGCCGGCTGCGAAGAGGAAGATTCTTGCGGCCCGCCCGACGATTCGGCGGCGGAAGTGGCGGAAGATGAGGTGGCGTTCAGCGAGCCGGACTGCGATGGCTGAGAAGCGGTAAAAGAGGTGATAAAGGGAATTCGCATGGTAATGGTTCAGCGTATTAAGACGGATACTTTCTGTGTGTGTTGGTCTTCGCGATCGGTTCCCTCAACGTTTTAAACGCGCTGCGATGTTATTTTTCTTGCGTGTGAAAATGGTTTTGCATGCGGATAATAAAGATATATTTTTTAAAATTGTGAGTAATGTCGTTATTTTTCAGGGGCAAATGATGGGCTTTAAATTACTCGTTATTTGACCTTGATGGCTGGATTGCCATTAGTGTTCTATACGTGTGTAAATCCACACCAGGGATCTTATTATGAACGCCAATTTTAAAAACGAAATACAAACATTTGGACGCTCACTATTATTACCCATTGCGGTATTAGCCCCCGTCGGGATGCTAATGGGTATTTGCAGTGCGTTGGGGCAGGCTTATATGATCGATAAGCTGCCCTTTTTAGGTAATGTTTATTTTAAGGCTATTCTTTCTTCCGTTGGTTTAATCACTAGCGTCGTCTTTCAAAATATTCCGTTGCTGTTCGCGATGGGCGTTGCCTACGGCATGTCAAAAAAAGAAAAGGGTATTGCCGTTTTCTCATCCGTCATCTCCTATCTGACATTACTTATATCCATGCATGTCCATTTAAAACTGATGGGACAATTGGCCGGCGATGATATGGCCTTTGTCGGACAGGGGATGGTGCTGGGCGTGCAGACGCTGAAAATCGAGGCGCTGGGCGGTATTATCGCCGGTTTACTGGCGGCAAAGGTAACCGACCGTTATTATCGCCTGCAATTACCGTTAGCCTTTGCGTTTTTCAGCGGTAAAAAATCCGTGGCGATTTTATCGATAGCCTTCACAATCCCTGTCGGATTGTTAATCCCTTTTATCTGGGATGTGTTTGCCGCGGGAATGAAAAGTATTTCGACCATTATGATGGCGCCGCATATCGGCGCGGGGATTTACATGACGCTTAACCGGCTGTTGATTCCTTTTGGTTTGCATCATGTGCTGAGTTCCACGGTTCGTTTTACCGAAGCCGGCGGCACCTATTTAATCGACGGTCAAACGTATGTCGGTATTTTGCCGGCGATGAACAAAATTCTGTTTGAATTGGGGCCGAATCATCCCGCCTGGAATGAGTTTATGCCGACGTTGTCGAGTTATCTGGCTTCGTCGCAAATGCTGACCACCTTATTCCGCGTACCGGCCATTGGGCTGGCGATGTATCACATGGCGTATTTCAAGAATAAGAAATTTGCCAAAGGTATGATACTGACCGTGGTGCTCACCGCATTCCTCGGCAATATCACCGAACCGCTTGAATTCTCGTTTCTGTTTATTGCGCCCAAACTGTTTATTGTCTATGCGGTGCTGTGTGGCTTACTCACCATACCGCTGCAAATATTAGAGGTCTCCATTGGTTATATCCGCGGTACGATTTTCGATTTCGGCATTTTTGGTCTGATGTATGAAAATACGCACTGGGTAAACCTGATCTTACTCGGCGGTATTAACTTTATCGTCTTCTATTTCGTCTTCCGCTGGGCAATTGGCAAATTCGATATAAAAACGCCAGGCCGTGAAAGCGAGATGGCGGACAGCACCCTGTTAAATAACAAAGAGTATGACAAGGTAGCCCAATTGGTGATTGAGGGGCTAGGGGGCAAAGGGAATATCAAGCGGGTGGAAAACTGTGTTTCCCGTCTGCGCGTCGATCTTCATAATCAGAAATTGCTACAGATGGCGTTGCTTAAAGACGCCGGTTCCATGGGGACATTTATTCCGTCCAGCAACCATGTTCATGTTGTATTCGGGCCGCATGTGGAGTTTGTCCGTAACGCGGTAGATGATGTTTTAGCCGGAACCAGACAAGATTAAGAGGGACGGACATGCGTGCACTGTATGATTCAAAAAGCAAAACCATCGACCATAAAGGGATGAAAGATCTCTTTACCCACGAGGCAAGGGTGCAGTCATGGCTCGATATCGAGGCTGAACTGGCGCTGGCGCAGGCAAAAGTGGGCATGATCCCGCAATCGGCGGCGCGGAATATTGCGGCCAACTGTCAGCTGGAACGTATTGATCTGGCGGAAATCGAGCGTCTGATGCAGCGGATCGGCCACGGTTTTGTTCCGGTGATTAAAGTGCTGGTCAAGGCCTGCGACGCGGAAAGCGGCAAGTATGTGCATTATGGCGTGACGACGCAGAATATTCAGCAAACGGCGCATTTGTATCTGGCTAAGCAGTTCCATCAGAAACTGATGCAGTTTGTCGACGATGTGTTGCTCAACCTTGCCCGGCTGGCAACAGAACATAAAAACACCCTGATGGCGGGCCGCACGCACGGCAAACATGCGTTGCCGATCACCTATGGCTATAAGGTTTCGGTATGGATTTATGAACTGTTGGGCGCGGTGGAGCGCATGCAGGAAGCGGAGAAACGGGTATTTACCGTGATGATGGGCGGCGCGGTCGGCGCGTTTCATGCCACCGGCGAGCCGGGGCGCCGCGTGCAGGATCTGGTGGCGGAAGCGCTGGGTATGCACTCGATGCCTGTTCCTTCCCGTAACGCCAGAGTGTATCGGGCGGAATACATTTCGAATCTGTGCCTGTTAGCGACCACGCTGCATAAAATTGCCGAAGAGGTCTATCAGACCTCCTGCGAAGAGTTTGGCGAGGTTTCCGAAGCCTTCGCCAAAGGAACGGTCGGCAGCAGCACGATGCCGCAGAAGGTCAA
This window of the Brenneria goodwinii genome carries:
- the hemW gene encoding radical SAM family heme chaperone HemW, which gives rise to MLKLPPLSLYIHIPWCVQKCPYCDFNSHALKGDIPHQEYVDHLLADLDADLPLAGVRPLHSIFIGGGTPSLLSAEAMQSLLDGVRARLTLTPDAEITMEANPGTVEADRFSGYQRAGINRISIGVQSFNPHKLTRLGRIHGPQEAKRAAHLAAGLGLRSFNLDLMHGLPDQSLEEALDDLRQAIALNPPHLSWYQLTIEPNTLFSSRPPKLPDDDALWDIYEQGHQLLSAAGYQQYETSAYAKPGYQCQHNLNYWRFGDYLGIGCGAHGKLTFSDGCILRTVKTRHPRGYMQGNYLDRQHEVANEDRPFEFFMNRFRLLEAAQRADFSAYTGLDESVIRPQLDQALAQGYLIETATHWQITERGKLFLNSLLELFLAD
- the rdgB gene encoding RdgB/HAM1 family non-canonical purine NTP pyrophosphatase — translated: MQKVVLATGNPGKVRELASLLADFGLDIVAQTELGVDSAEETGLTFIENAILKARHAAQITGLPAIADDSGLAVDALGGAPGIYSARYAGVDASDRQNLDKLLHTLKAVPDEQRGASFHCVLVYLRHAADPTPLVCLGSWKGVLTHDPVGAGGFGYDPIFFVPELGKTAAELTREEKNALSHRGQALRLLLDALRHA
- a CDS encoding YggS family pyridoxal phosphate-dependent enzyme; its protein translation is MTTIQQNLQDIRQQIAAAAQQCARTPEAIKLLAVSKTKPVTAIEEAIAAGQRAFGENYVQEGVDKIRYFRENRAETELEWHFIGPLQSNKSRLVAENFDWFHTVDRLRIAQRLSEQRPASLPPLNVLLQINISNEPSKSGIKADELSALAASVATLPNLRLRGLMAIPAPETDYQRQLAVFRQMDDLFQQLTLHYPHIDTLSMGMTDDMRAAIVAGSTLVRIGTAIFGARDYSASTK
- a CDS encoding entericidin A/B family lipoprotein, yielding MKYIKLLIASLLMVSVLSGCNTARGFGQDVEKLGSKISSSAS
- a CDS encoding type IV pilus twitching motility protein PilT, which codes for MNVGEWVSLSVKHNASDLHLCSGHPPVLRVDGQLRAENTLPRLRADQLEQWCAAWLEPPQLQQLRQSGQLDCALMLADGQRLRVNLFRQRLGLSAALRIIPSTHPSLTALRAPPILSELLDGTNGLILLTGATGSGKSTTLAAMIAALNQRSHRHVITLEDPIEFIHNSRQCLIQQREIGQHSISFAEALRAALREDPDVILLGELRDTETIRLALTAAETGHLVLSTLHTRSAAQAVDRLVDVFPGDEKTFVRSQLAACLQAVIAQKLLPMAQGGRVALFEILTATSAVSNLIREGKSHQLPTQIQSGAQAGMQTFEQSYQQRIREGVLS
- the proC gene encoding pyrroline-5-carboxylate reductase, with product MQQRKIAFIGAGNMAQAIVAGLIDEGYPARHISLSSPSGTHRDALAAKYGVISSADNVQSAREADVIVLAVKPQMMAAVCEPLRQQVDFTGKLVLSIAAGISIARFQALLGETLNIVRIMPNTPSLVGKGMSGLYAPAAVSTADREFTAGLMKSVGKVCWVENEQDINGVIAAAGSAPAYFFLFMEAMQQEAIRQGFDAHTARLLVQQSASGAAALVEASPDTPLSTLRENVTSKGGTTAAALQVFNERQLTQTVAEAMQAAVNRAQEMEKLF
- a CDS encoding helix-turn-helix domain-containing protein is translated as MTNTIPAYALYGEKSELSWENFFNVENISYRSKVYNWKVSPHLHESLIQVLFIQQGQVDVLLNCARLTAVSPCLILVPAQTVHAFHYTPDTEGLTVTASQKPLESMANLLAPSLMKLIHQPCVIALDKTAGDKKTVLGFYKAMLRELRVPTVNQTAMCMSLFTSLFIYISRISHLSLEQQELATCSRKAAQINKFLRSVDRQFRMRLSVNDYACEMGMSPGHLSRLCRIALGMSSLDVINMRVVQEAQRELVYTAKTIKQLAASLGFNDEAYFTRFFHKHTGVSPKRFRELAVQQIALSEELPAADESSDKSALQDDYAQEGDNVKTT
- a CDS encoding CaiB/BaiF CoA transferase family protein: MRPLEGVKVVDLTSFLAAPTVPRILGDWGADVIKIEPPAGDPGRTQASVFNMPYSDEENPAFDIANANKRFLCLNLKNDRAKSIAYKILATADVIVTNYRTKALERLGFSYEELHLRFPGLIFAQILGYGEQGPEKDTAGFDATAYVCRGGILGSTNERGETPINSVNGFGDFQASMCLVSGICAALLARNKTGKGDKVTVSLHHTALFMMSIAVVSAQYGNRYPKSRREVANPFNNTYQTQDGRWMVICIPEYNRFFNKFMTLLGRADLVDSPDFCRIDDVNRHGRNRAIIDIISEQIAQKTLSEMMTMLKQNDFAHEKGYTPDEILEDEQAWANDCLRQVTYPTGNQRVLTTPPVNIGEMGPARILPSRALGYHSRQILSQYGYSAAEIDSLRAEGAVILHPQSESVE
- a CDS encoding YggT family protein, with the protein product MLTLTFLVKTLVDLYVMVLLLRIWMQWSHSDFYNPLSQFVVKITQPIVGPLRRILPSLGPIDSASLLLAFILTTIKYPLLLLIQVGALSLSPMNLLVGLISLIKSAGYLIFWVVIIRSLMSWISQGRSPIEYLLHQLTEPFMAPIRRIIPAMGGIDFSAMVVILILYMLNYLGMDLFPGLWFLL
- the yggU gene encoding DUF167 family protein YggU — protein: MSAVTRHNDDLIIRLYIQPKASRDQIIGLHGDELKVAITAPPVDGQANAHLTKFLAKQFRVAKSLVIIEKGELGRHKQIKIINPQTIPAEVAELIQ